The following DNA comes from Hordeum vulgare subsp. vulgare chromosome 3H, MorexV3_pseudomolecules_assembly, whole genome shotgun sequence.
gatatcaagtaatcattttctttaccgtgcagggtttggaaaaagttcacccgCACCAATAATGGTGAATGGCTAAAGGAGCTGCAATTTATACAATCCAAAGTaaatagtactagctagttccacgCATCTCTCATTTAttatagtttcaataccattatcatgcttgattattattttgattgaactctattcttgtAAAGTACTCCTTGAGGCAGGAAGCCAGGAATAATTTATGTGCATACTTCGTTTGCGAGTGGATTCACCAGATGACCCGTGAGAGGGGCATATCTTTTAAACAACTTGAagtacgtaaacaatattcacatttttattttattaccatcaattgtataTATATTGACCCTCttttttaaattagatcgaacgacAGCGGGAAGAACTCCTACCAACTGAtcacatacgagcaattcaagaggaattggcgggattctttgttgagcatgtcatacctacagacggagaataccatctgGATTTTAGTAGCGATGCTGGTAATAGATAAATATATACATTAGCTAGGTTAGGGATCGCAAGAGATAATTATATATATGCGTGAACGTGTACTCTATGTAGCAGCATCGAATAGATATTCGAAAACTtattgttcgaccaagcacgaagaaagagaaATCACTTCTCTTTATATTCATGACGATGTCGTGTAACGGTTTCTTCATTGTTATATGTACGCACTAGCTAGCGTCTAGTTGGCACCGGCCAAGAACACCAACAAGCATAAAGAATCAAAGATGATGGACACAAAAAGAAATGGtggaaacacaatatgaaacccctaaaccctcGAGAACCCCTCCTTAAAAAACCAATGCCTGGCTGCTGCTGACGCGTGGCCGTCTTTTAGCCCTGAtgagtgtcaccaaccgggactaaagatctccCTTTCCTCGCGCCCCACAacggccacgtggagcacctttaggccCATTTCGTAAAATAACCGGACTAAAAATTTGGACCTTTAATCTCGATTGTTTAGTCCcgattgaagaaccgggactaaaggccctctgaAACCAGGACTAATGGCTTGTTTTCCACTAATAATAACGGGTATGGTATAGAGAGGAGGTAAAGAGGGGAGATTTTTTTTTTAGCAGAGTACAATCGAAGTCGCTCACATACACGAGCGTACACTCACCCCTAtgaacacacgcacacacaccctacccctatgagcatcttcgagagactaagccggcacatcatcttgagattgacgaagtTGCTACTGACGCTTTCGTTGTCGACGGGAACGTCTCCTTCCATTGAAAGCACATCGCTGGAAGacctgaaataaattcagaaaaatgcaAGCACCAACATCAAGTTTGGGACTTGAACTCTGGTGGGcaggggataccataatcctcctAACCATCTAACCACGGGTTGGTTTGCAAGAGGGGAGAAGGTTGGATGGATGCGGTTGTGTTGCCGGCCTGGGGTTAAATAGTGGGTGAAGGACAGCTCGGACGCGGGGTCATTAATGGTGGGCAGCAGACGGTGGTAAAAGGTAACTTGCAACACATAGGTCCTCAAGCACTAATTCAAAACATGGCGAATCAATCTGTCGTTGGATGATTGAAGGGACAGTGCTATCTTCATCCCACCAGGATTTAAATTCTCGTGTTCGTAGTATTTCTTGATTTATTTCAGAATTTCCAGCTATGCATGTTCAATGAAAGGAGACGTTTCCGTTGACGACGAGGCGCCTACGAATGACTTCATAAATTTTAAGATGATATGACGAATTAGTTTTTCGAATGTGTTTATAGGGATAGAGTGTCCATGTGTATGTTCAGGGGCTGAGTATATGCAGGTATATATGTGAGCACTTGGGTCTAAACTgtgtttaattttttttcaaaacagagAAGATCAAGCCATTCATTGCCGGCTCCACTAACGGAAGGAATTATTTTAGTAATAATGATAGAGGAATCAAATCTTGACGGATTAGTATAAAATCAAATCCCTAATTTGTGGGCAGTGATTAATGAGTAGCTGTATAAATTAACATGTTATATCCTACGTCCATGCCCCTACCCAAGAAATCTGCAGCAATGGCCTCCTCCTTCAATGGCAGCGGTGTCCTCTTCGTGGTCTCCGCCCTCCTCCTCTTTGGCACAACTCAGGTCACCCCCATGGACTATCTGCTCCCCATATGCAAGACCGTCGGCGGCGGGAGCACCTTCGTCGGCATCCAGTTCTGCATGGACACCTTCCACTCCGATCCCCGGACCGCACACGGCGCGACGTACCAAGATCTCGCCGCCATCGCAGTCGACCTCCTGACGGCCAACGCCACCAGCACCAAGGCCAAGATCGGCGGCCTCCTCGACGGCAAGACGGCGGACGCCGCCACCGCGCAGGCCCTCAGATCGTGCCAAGTTCTTTACGACGGCATATTGCAGCGGCAGCCTGGCAGCGCCGCCGCGGTCAAGGGCGGCAAGTTCAGCGAGGCAATCTCGTCCCTGGAGAAATCGGCGGCCGCGGCCAAGGAGTGCGAGGATGGATTCAGCAAGAGCCATGTGGCGTCGCCGGTGACAGTGGAGAACAGCAACGCTTTCCAGCTCGCCAAGCTCGCCGTCGGCTTACTCTACTCGTAGATGCTACGtactttttttttttgtgtgtgtgtagcGAAAATATATATTCGAATTCTTCCTCGAATAAGATGGATAATTTAGGACGAAATTAAAGTTCGATTGCTCAAAAGCTTGCAAAGGAGGGGGCCAAACGTTTTCTCACTAATCGGAGTTGAACGAATGAGATAATTTCTCGTAAGACAATTTAGGGTTCAAGCATAAGGACAATTTCAGTGTGTTCTATTCTCGTTTTGAATAAGCACGAGACATATTTTTTCTCATCCTCAAATACCAAATCATCAAATGTAGTATACTTTTAAGTTTTTCTTTATTTAAACACAGTACAAACGCAAGCGTTCATATATACGCACATACACTTATCCCTACGAATACTCATACGCACGCCCTATTTTTATGAGCATCTCCGAGATACTGAGCCGGCATATTATCTTGATATTTACAATATCACCGTAGGCAACGACCATGTCTCCTTTCACTGAATGTGCATCACCGAAAAtctaaaataattttaaaaaatttaTGAGTACACGGACTTAAACCTGATGGGCTGAAGATAACACTGTCCCtgtaaccatccaaccacagttTGGTTGGCCGTAATTTCAAGTTGCACACATGTTTTCTCATCTTCGAGCCAAACCATGGAAGCAATATTTTCTATTAATGGAAGcgatccttttttttcttcttttgagaTAATATACTTTTGTGCAACTTAATGTGGCTTCCTACCAACAATATTTTGCTGCTGTTGGCCAGATCGATTGCTTCCGACACAGTTTGAGATTATTACCTTCTAGTAttttacactagtagaaaaaggccgactattgttgtgggggtcgctcctccttcttctccttgtgctagatattttttatgcactaggggaaggagtagcgaccatcatcgacggtcgacaaatcaggtgagagagtgtccaccaaatatgagagaagaagaatgtcgactgttgttgtgggggtcgcttttccttcttctccttgtgctagatatttgttatgcactaggcgaagaaggaatagcgaccatcatcgacggtcgaaaaatcaggtgagggagtgtccaccatatatgagagaagaagaatgccgattgttgttgtgggggtcgtttctccttcttctccttgtgctagatatttgttatgcactaggggaagaaggagtagtgaccatcatcgacggtcgagaaatcaggtgggtgaaatgatgataccatgtcaactttcaatattttcagagtatatttgtagtgctttttaatttcaaggtcaactagctcaaaaaaattaagtaaatgcacgaaaaatacaaattaagtcagaaattgttgaaaatttgtgatgtgcctttgaatgatgcatttcgaacacacaaaaagtatggagttcaaataatttcaaaaaaatgaaatccctttgtaacagatgagttctcgttcaaaactctgatactttgagagagattgtccgttttgtacacgaagtgcatccagtttttgtcgtaaccctctcaactttttagcacatgctatttgggtgaaatgatgataccatgccaactttcaacactttcagagttcatttgtagggcttttcaatttgaaggtcaactagcccaaaaaaaaaagtaaatgcacgaaaaataccaaatgaagtcagaaattattgaaagtttgtgatgtgcctttaaatggtgcattttcaacacacaaaaactatggagtttaaataagttcaaaaaatgaaatccctttgtaacagatgagttctcgtccgaaactctgatacttcgagagagattgtccgttttggacacgaagtgcatccagtttttgtcgtaaccctttgaaatttttagcacatgctatgtgggtgaaatgatgataccatgccaactttcaacactttcagagttcatttgtagtgtttttcaatttcaggaacaactagcccaaaaaaagtaaatgcacgaaaaataccaaatgaagtcagaaattgttgaaactttgtgatgtgcctttgaatgatgcattttaaacacacaaaaagtatggagttcaaataagttcaaaaaaatgaaatccctttgtaacttatgagttctcgttcgaaaccgtgatacttcgagagagattgtccgttttgtacacgaagtgcatccagtttttgtcgtaaccctctcaactttttagcacatgctatgtgggtgaaattatgataccaatgccaaatttcaacattttcagagttcatttgtagtgcttttcaatttgagggtcaactagctcaaaaaaataagtagatgcatgaaaaataccaaatgaagtcagaaattgttgaaaatttgtgatgtgccttttaatggtgaattttcaatacacaaaaagtatggagttcaaataagttcaaaaaaatgaaatccctttgtaacagatgagttctcgttcgaaaccctaatacttcgagagagattgtccgttttgtacacgaagtgcaactagtggaaaacgggcctttggccgggaccatttagtcccggcctgcctctgggccgggactaaaggcccggccacgtcgccccaattctcaatgcctccctcgaggctttaatcccggcccgtaaggagcctttagtcccggttcgtgtcccaaaccgggactaaagggctatgcggcgggcagtggtggtggcaaccgttcgtatccccctttagtcccggttggtggctcaacccgggactaaaggactaacacgtggcctgccgtagtggtggcgaccgttggtatacctctttagtcccggttggtggctcaacccgggactaaaggactaacacgtggcctgccgtagtggtggcgaccgttggtatacctctttagtcccggttggtggctcaacccgggactaaaggcctaacacgtggcctgccgtagtggtggcaaccgttggtatacctctttagtcccggttggtggctcaacccgggactaaaggcccaaaagtGTTTCAATTTCAGgaacaactagcccaaaaaaagtaaatgcacgaaaaataccaaatgaagtcagaaattgttgaaactttgtgatgtgcctttgaatgatgcattttaaacacacaaaaagtatggagttcaaataagttcaaaaaaatgaaatccctttgtaacttatgagttctcgttcgaaaccgtgatacttcgagagagattgtccgttttgtacacgaagtgcatccagtttttgtcgtaaccctctcaactttttagcacatgctatgtgggtgaaattatgataccaatgccaaatttcaacattttcagagttcatttgtagtgcttttcaatttgagggtcaactagctcacaaAAATAAGtagatgcatgaaaaataccaaatgaagtcagaaattgttgaaaatttgtgatgtgccttttaatggtgaattttcaatacacaaaaagtatggagttcaaataagttcaaaaaaatgaaatccctttgtaacagatgagttctcgttcgaaaccctaatacttcgagagagattgtccgttttgtacacgaagtgccactagtggaaaacgggcctttggccgggaccatttagtcccggcctgcctctgggccgggactaaaggcccggccacgtcgccccaattctcaatgcctccctcgaggctttagtcccggcccgtaaggagcctttagtcccggttggtggctcaacccgggactaaaggactaacacgtggcctgccgtagtggtggagaccgttggtatacctctttagtcccggatggtggctcaacccgggactaaaggcctaacacgtggcctgccgtagtggtggcgaccgttggtatacctctttagtcctggttggtggctcaacccgggactaaaggcccaaaagtGTTTCAATTTCAGgaacaactagcccaaaaaaagtaaatgcacgaaaaataccaaatgaagtcagaaattgttgaaactttgtgatgtgcctttgaatgatgcattttaaacacacaaaaagtatggagttcaaataagttc
Coding sequences within:
- the LOC123441093 gene encoding pectinesterase inhibitor 12-like, translated to MASSFNGSGVLFVVSALLLFGTTQVTPMDYLLPICKTVGGGSTFVGIQFCMDTFHSDPRTAHGATYQDLAAIAVDLLTANATSTKAKIGGLLDGKTADAATAQALRSCQVLYDGILQRQPGSAAAVKGGKFSEAISSLEKSAAAAKECEDGFSKSHVASPVTVENSNAFQLAKLAVGLLYS